A region of Ochrobactrum quorumnocens DNA encodes the following proteins:
- a CDS encoding GatB/YqeY domain-containing protein, whose protein sequence is MLRQEISQALTQAMKAQDKLRLSTLRLIMAAVKDRDIANRGAGKDPVGDEELLGILGKMVKQREESARIYEEGNRIELAEGERAEIVIINDFLPVQMSDDEIKKACADTITEIGAQGLRDMGKVMAALKERYAGQMDFTKASTLVKTLLQ, encoded by the coding sequence ATGCTTCGCCAGGAGATTTCTCAGGCACTCACGCAGGCTATGAAGGCTCAGGATAAGCTGCGCCTATCGACATTGCGTCTGATCATGGCTGCGGTGAAGGACCGTGATATTGCCAATCGTGGCGCTGGCAAGGACCCGGTCGGCGATGAGGAGTTGCTCGGCATATTGGGCAAGATGGTCAAGCAGCGCGAAGAATCTGCGCGCATTTATGAAGAAGGCAACCGTATTGAGCTTGCCGAAGGCGAGCGTGCAGAAATTGTTATCATCAATGACTTTTTGCCTGTGCAGATGAGCGATGATGAAATCAAAAAAGCCTGCGCGGACACAATCACCGAGATCGGTGCACAAGGTTTGCGAGACATGGGCAAGGTGATGGCAGCTCTTAAAGAGCGCTATGCTGGTCAGATGGATTTCACCAAGGCCAGCACGCTGGTGAAAACGCTTCTTCAGTAG
- the ypfJ gene encoding KPN_02809 family neutral zinc metallopeptidase has protein sequence MRWQGRRQSDNVEDVRGQQSGGLGGGFGRGGGGMGGPGFRIVRGGGISGILILVVMFFVLRAFGIDPLPLLFGDGSINSTQTQQSSGRTAAEGGTVANDEATQFARTVLAETEDVWSGIFQSRGQTYTPPTMVLFSDGVRSACGMASSASGPFYCPGDRKLYLDLTFFNELANKFGASGDFANAYVISHEVGHHVQNLLGILPRFNQMRQQMSPAQANQMSVRVELQADCFAGVWGYYTDQKGILEAGDLEEAINAAHQIGDDTLQKRSQGYVVPESFNHGTSAQRAKWFRRGFESGKIESCDTFSGDI, from the coding sequence ATGCGTTGGCAAGGCCGTAGACAAAGCGACAATGTGGAAGATGTACGGGGCCAGCAAAGCGGTGGCCTCGGTGGTGGTTTTGGTCGCGGTGGCGGCGGAATGGGTGGGCCGGGTTTTCGCATCGTTCGCGGCGGCGGTATTTCCGGGATTCTCATTCTCGTCGTGATGTTCTTTGTGTTGCGTGCGTTTGGCATTGATCCACTACCGCTTCTATTCGGTGATGGCAGTATCAACTCCACTCAGACCCAGCAGAGCAGTGGCCGTACTGCGGCTGAAGGTGGCACGGTTGCCAATGATGAGGCGACACAGTTTGCACGCACTGTTTTGGCCGAAACAGAAGATGTCTGGAGCGGCATTTTCCAGTCGCGCGGGCAGACTTATACGCCACCAACAATGGTCCTGTTCTCCGATGGCGTGCGTTCAGCCTGCGGTATGGCCTCTTCGGCATCTGGTCCGTTTTATTGCCCCGGTGACCGCAAGCTTTATCTTGATCTGACTTTCTTCAATGAACTGGCCAATAAGTTTGGTGCATCCGGCGACTTTGCCAATGCCTATGTGATTTCGCATGAAGTGGGGCATCACGTTCAGAACTTGCTCGGTATTCTTCCGCGCTTCAATCAGATGCGTCAGCAGATGAGCCCAGCACAGGCTAACCAGATGTCGGTGCGTGTTGAGTTGCAGGCAGACTGCTTTGCAGGTGTATGGGGCTATTACACGGATCAGAAAGGTATTCTGGAAGCAGGCGACCTCGAAGAAGCAATCAATGCCGCCCACCAGATTGGCGACGATACGCTGCAAAAGAGAAGTCAGGGCTATGTTGTACCTGAAAGCTTCAACCACGGCACATCGGCACAGCGTGCCAAATGGTTCCGGCGTGGTTTTGAAAGCGGAAAGATTGAATCCTGCGATACATTCAGCGGTGATATCTAA
- the carA gene encoding glutamine-hydrolyzing carbamoyl-phosphate synthase small subunit, giving the protein MTEATSKTAPWTTAKRTAVLVLADGTVIEGKGLGATGAIEAEVVFNTALTGYQEILTDPSYAGQIVTFTFPHIGNVGTNAEDVEDLTPANRHGAVGAIFKADITNPSNFRASENLDAWLKNRGVIALADIDTRALTSLIRERGAQNAVIAHDPDGKFDIDALKARAANWSGLENLDLAKDVTIGQSLTWDQTPWALEEGYGEQSATQYHVVALDFGVKRNILRLLSGLGAKVTVLPATATAEDVLAYNPDGIFLSNGPGDPAATGEYAVPTIQKLVDSELPVFGICLGHQMLALALGAKTEKMHQGHHGANHPVKDYTTGKVEIVSMNHGFAVDSDSLPEHVEETHVSLFDGTNCGLRVIGKPIFSVQHHPEASPGPQDSHYLFRRFINLIREKKGEALLPERDQAA; this is encoded by the coding sequence ATGACCGAAGCCACATCGAAGACAGCACCCTGGACGACTGCAAAGCGAACCGCCGTTCTTGTGCTTGCTGATGGCACAGTGATTGAAGGCAAGGGTCTTGGCGCAACTGGCGCAATTGAAGCCGAAGTGGTCTTCAACACCGCCCTCACCGGCTATCAGGAAATTCTGACTGATCCATCCTATGCAGGACAGATCGTTACTTTCACTTTTCCGCATATCGGCAATGTAGGCACCAATGCAGAAGACGTGGAAGACCTCACACCTGCCAACCGTCACGGTGCTGTGGGCGCAATTTTCAAAGCCGACATCACCAACCCATCCAATTTCCGCGCTTCGGAAAATCTCGATGCATGGCTGAAGAACCGCGGCGTCATCGCGCTGGCTGACATCGACACGCGCGCCCTCACCTCGCTTATCCGTGAGCGTGGCGCGCAGAATGCGGTCATCGCCCATGATCCGGACGGCAAATTCGACATCGATGCGCTCAAGGCCCGCGCTGCAAACTGGAGCGGTCTTGAAAATCTCGACCTGGCAAAAGATGTCACCATTGGCCAGAGCCTTACTTGGGACCAGACACCGTGGGCGCTGGAAGAGGGCTATGGCGAACAGTCAGCCACGCAATATCATGTTGTCGCGCTCGACTTCGGTGTGAAGCGCAACATTCTGCGTCTGCTGTCAGGCCTTGGTGCCAAGGTCACTGTATTGCCAGCCACAGCCACGGCAGAGGATGTTCTCGCCTATAATCCAGACGGCATCTTCCTTTCCAATGGCCCCGGCGATCCGGCAGCAACCGGCGAATATGCCGTGCCAACGATCCAGAAGCTCGTAGACAGCGAATTGCCAGTTTTCGGCATCTGCCTCGGTCATCAGATGCTGGCATTGGCGCTCGGTGCCAAGACTGAAAAGATGCATCAGGGCCATCATGGCGCAAACCATCCGGTCAAGGACTACACCACCGGCAAGGTAGAAATCGTATCGATGAACCATGGCTTTGCGGTCGATTCCGACAGCCTGCCTGAGCATGTCGAGGAAACACATGTTTCGCTGTTTGACGGCACCAATTGCGGTCTACGCGTTATCGGCAAGCCGATCTTCTCGGTACAGCATCACCCGGAAGCTTCTCCTGGCCCACAGGACAGCCATTACCTCTTCCGCCGGTTCATCAATCTGATCCGCGAAAAGAAGGGCGAAGCTCTTCTGCCAGAACGCGACCAGGCAGCGTGA
- a CDS encoding Na/Pi cotransporter family protein: protein MNGSLVLLHLAGAVALLLWATRMVRTGVERAYGDRLRRRLRNQMQNPLLSIAFGLILAIALQSSTAVTLLVGSFVGSGIVSGVAGLMAVRGGELGSALVVKILSYDLTLLVPLCLVSGTAIFMTTERRDWRQIGRILVGIGLLIMSLEMTGQATEPLRQSELLPVIVDYLSSDPVTAYLLAALMTWLFHSSIAGVILLTTFASRGLITPELAVVMVLGVNLGSSIIAPILTRNAPPETRVVPLGNLLMRGAGSLLMLILFETFKPSIGFLGGDPVSQVVNAHILFNVIVMVAGIPLSGLVLRATEALVHLNSDKNAPAQPLEVEEYSALDNAVLDRPSQALANATREVVGVCDTIEVMLRRIIDLYEKPDQARINELASLDDRVDKKHAAIKLYLTKLASKDLDEFEALRMQELMGACVKLEQVGDIIVRNMLAHVQKKMDHNLEFTEEGWKELSHFHAMVLANAHMAFNVIVSRDGRTARLLVQEKDNLRDLEKQTSMRHFSRLREGSTRSIETSTIHLDTIRDLKQINSLLASMAYPVLEEQGLLGSTRLKTAKQN, encoded by the coding sequence GTGAACGGTTCTCTGGTCCTTTTGCATCTTGCCGGTGCAGTCGCGCTCCTATTATGGGCGACGCGCATGGTGCGAACGGGAGTGGAGCGCGCCTATGGCGATCGTTTGCGGCGCCGCCTGCGCAATCAGATGCAGAACCCACTGCTTTCTATAGCATTTGGCCTTATTCTGGCTATCGCCTTACAGAGCTCGACAGCTGTGACGCTACTGGTCGGCTCCTTTGTCGGCTCGGGTATCGTCAGTGGCGTTGCAGGTCTGATGGCCGTGCGCGGCGGTGAACTCGGTTCGGCGCTCGTTGTGAAAATCCTGAGCTACGATCTGACATTGCTGGTTCCACTATGCCTCGTTTCAGGCACAGCCATTTTCATGACGACAGAGCGACGTGACTGGCGACAAATCGGGCGCATTCTCGTCGGCATCGGTTTGCTCATCATGTCACTGGAAATGACAGGACAGGCGACAGAGCCACTGCGTCAGAGCGAGCTTCTGCCCGTCATCGTGGATTATCTCTCCAGCGATCCCGTGACCGCCTATCTGCTGGCAGCCTTGATGACCTGGCTGTTTCATTCAAGCATCGCGGGTGTCATCCTGCTGACTACTTTTGCATCGCGCGGACTGATCACGCCGGAACTTGCTGTGGTCATGGTGCTTGGCGTCAATCTTGGTTCGTCAATCATCGCGCCGATCCTGACCCGCAACGCACCACCCGAAACCCGAGTCGTACCGCTTGGCAATCTTTTGATGCGCGGCGCTGGCTCGCTACTCATGCTGATCCTGTTTGAGACGTTTAAGCCGTCGATTGGCTTCCTTGGTGGCGACCCTGTTTCACAAGTGGTCAACGCCCACATTCTGTTCAACGTTATCGTCATGGTCGCAGGCATTCCATTGTCTGGACTGGTGCTCCGTGCGACTGAAGCGTTGGTTCATCTCAATTCAGACAAGAACGCACCCGCCCAGCCGCTTGAAGTCGAAGAGTACAGTGCTCTTGATAATGCCGTTCTTGATCGTCCTTCACAGGCGCTCGCCAATGCAACGCGCGAAGTTGTTGGCGTTTGCGATACAATTGAAGTCATGTTGCGCCGGATTATCGATCTCTACGAAAAGCCGGATCAGGCGCGCATCAACGAACTGGCAAGCCTCGACGACCGGGTCGACAAGAAACATGCTGCCATCAAGCTTTATCTCACCAAGCTCGCAAGCAAAGACCTCGACGAGTTTGAAGCTTTGCGGATGCAGGAACTGATGGGCGCATGTGTGAAGCTCGAACAGGTTGGCGATATCATCGTGCGAAACATGCTCGCGCATGTGCAGAAGAAGATGGATCACAATCTCGAATTCACCGAAGAGGGCTGGAAGGAACTGAGCCATTTCCACGCCATGGTGCTTGCCAACGCCCACATGGCGTTCAATGTCATCGTCTCGCGTGATGGGCGGACTGCCCGCCTGCTCGTGCAGGAGAAAGACAATCTGCGCGATCTGGAAAAGCAGACGAGCATGCGTCACTTCTCGCGGCTGCGCGAGGGTTCAACCCGAAGCATCGAGACAAGCACCATCCATCTCGATACCATTCGCGATTTGAAGCAGATCAATTCGCTGCTCGCATCAATGGCCTATCCAGTCCTTGAAGAACAAGGATTGCTCGGCTCGACACGATTGAAAACAGCGAAGCAGAATTAG
- the dnaG gene encoding DNA primase: MRFPPSFLDEIRDRVPISTLIGTRVSFDRKKSNPPKGDFWGCCPFHGEKTPSFHCEDRKGRYHCFGCGVTGDHFKFLTDLEGASFPEAVERVADMAGVPMPARDPEMEKREAQRATLYDVMELAAQFFESQLQSASGAKARAYLRDRGLSSATQQTFRIGYGPESRNALKEFLAAKGISKEQIEACGLVVHGEGIAVSYDRFRDRIMFPIEDLRGRIIAFGGRALSADAPAKYLNSPETELFHKGRVLYNGLRARKACQPQGGEPAKPIIAVEGYMDVIALAQAGIHQAVAPLGTALTEEQLELLWRISPEPILCFDGDGAGVRAAHRAADLGLPTLQPGKSLRFAMLPEGQDPDDLVKAEGPSAFYSVLRDARPLVDMIWTRETAAGVFDTPERRAELEARLREITTRIANEDIRRHYSQEMRDRAQAFFGQRRQNNGGNAFNRDKGKGRGPQAGGRNGNAVGGRLAFSDSLTRSNMVKGRNAPLRETAIVLMLLNHPRLIEEDFETMAALDLEHEALKVLHLAMLDVLASDHVDDGFAMRKALVAAGHSELIETLEAVVRRTREWTATSQAAEDDVREALKQALHLHQRARTLHRELRAVEASLDSDETGEIFARLIDIQKQIAQAEATEALIDGFGLSSGRASGGS; encoded by the coding sequence ATGCGTTTTCCGCCATCCTTTCTTGATGAGATCAGAGATCGCGTGCCGATCTCGACGCTGATCGGAACGCGCGTTTCGTTTGACCGTAAGAAGAGCAACCCGCCAAAAGGCGACTTCTGGGGCTGTTGCCCGTTTCATGGTGAGAAGACCCCAAGCTTTCACTGTGAGGACCGTAAGGGTCGTTATCACTGCTTTGGTTGTGGGGTGACGGGTGATCATTTCAAGTTCCTGACTGATTTGGAAGGTGCGAGTTTTCCCGAAGCCGTCGAGCGTGTTGCCGATATGGCCGGTGTGCCGATGCCGGCGCGTGATCCGGAAATGGAAAAGCGCGAAGCGCAGCGTGCTACGCTCTATGATGTGATGGAGCTTGCGGCGCAGTTTTTTGAAAGCCAGCTACAAAGTGCGTCGGGCGCGAAGGCGCGCGCTTATTTGCGTGATCGCGGTCTTTCGAGTGCGACGCAACAGACATTCCGCATCGGCTATGGTCCGGAATCGCGCAATGCGCTCAAGGAATTTCTGGCAGCCAAAGGCATTTCGAAAGAGCAGATCGAGGCTTGCGGTCTTGTCGTTCATGGCGAGGGCATCGCTGTTTCCTATGATCGCTTCCGTGATCGCATCATGTTCCCTATTGAGGACTTGCGTGGACGTATCATCGCTTTCGGGGGGCGTGCGCTTTCCGCTGATGCGCCTGCGAAATATCTGAATTCCCCGGAAACTGAGCTCTTCCATAAAGGTCGCGTGCTTTATAATGGCCTTCGTGCGCGTAAAGCCTGCCAGCCGCAGGGTGGCGAGCCAGCCAAGCCCATTATCGCGGTTGAAGGTTATATGGATGTGATTGCTCTGGCGCAGGCGGGCATTCATCAGGCGGTGGCTCCACTTGGAACGGCGCTGACTGAAGAGCAGCTTGAACTGTTGTGGCGCATCAGCCCCGAGCCGATCCTGTGTTTTGATGGTGACGGAGCAGGTGTTCGTGCGGCACATCGTGCTGCCGATCTTGGACTGCCCACTTTGCAGCCGGGAAAATCCTTGCGCTTTGCGATGCTTCCCGAAGGACAAGACCCGGACGATCTGGTTAAGGCTGAAGGTCCATCAGCTTTTTATTCTGTTTTGCGTGATGCCAGGCCACTGGTTGACATGATCTGGACACGCGAAACGGCAGCGGGAGTATTTGATACGCCTGAACGCCGTGCGGAACTGGAAGCGCGCTTGCGTGAAATCACCACTCGCATCGCAAATGAGGACATTCGACGCCATTATAGCCAGGAAATGCGTGACAGAGCGCAGGCATTTTTCGGGCAGAGGCGGCAAAATAATGGCGGAAATGCATTTAATCGCGACAAAGGCAAGGGCCGTGGTCCGCAGGCTGGTGGTCGCAACGGTAACGCAGTTGGCGGGCGTCTGGCTTTTTCGGACAGCCTGACACGGTCCAATATGGTCAAAGGCCGTAATGCGCCTCTGCGTGAAACTGCAATTGTGTTGATGTTGCTCAATCACCCGCGCCTGATCGAAGAAGACTTTGAAACAATGGCGGCGCTCGATCTCGAGCATGAGGCTTTGAAGGTTCTGCATCTGGCGATGCTCGACGTTCTGGCATCGGATCATGTCGACGATGGTTTCGCGATGCGCAAGGCGCTGGTCGCAGCCGGACATAGCGAACTGATCGAAACGCTGGAAGCTGTTGTCCGACGCACGCGGGAATGGACGGCCACGTCGCAAGCAGCGGAAGATGACGTCCGCGAAGCATTAAAGCAGGCGCTTCACTTGCATCAGCGCGCGCGCACCCTACATAGGGAACTGCGCGCTGTTGAAGCATCGCTTGATAGCGATGAAACGGGCGAAATTTTCGCACGGCTTATTGATATTCAAAAACAGATTGCTCAGGCAGAAGCTACCGAAGCCCTTATCGACGGTTTTGGACTTTCCTCAGGACGCGCATCCGGCGGTTCGTAA
- a CDS encoding TCR/Tet family MFS transporter — MHNPQFVRRGLLLVFMTLFLDIIGIAIIMPVLPTYLEELTGADISTAAVDGGWLLLVYAAMQFLFAPMIGNLSDRFGRRPVLLASIFTFAIDNLICALATTYWMLFIGRVLAGISGASFATASAYIADVSDDSNRARNFGLIGIAFGVGFALGPVLGGLLGEFGPRIPFYGAAFLSFVNFILAYFLLPETLSQENRRTFQIARANPLGALKQMQTYPGIGWVILVFFLFWLAHAVYPSVWAFVGAYRYNWSEAQIGLSLGLFGIGAAVVMALVLPRVLPVLGERRTAIIGVLFSCFGMIGYAIAWQGWMVYAVIFLTALEGLADPPLRSIAAGKVPPSAQGELQGALTSVSSITTIIGPLIFTQLFSIFTGTNAPFVFAGMPYAVGAGLIFLAFVVVVARVRPAASFMATGI, encoded by the coding sequence ATGCATAATCCCCAGTTTGTGCGGCGGGGCTTGTTACTCGTCTTTATGACCCTTTTTCTCGATATTATCGGCATTGCAATCATTATGCCGGTTCTACCGACTTATCTTGAAGAACTCACTGGAGCGGATATCAGTACGGCCGCCGTTGATGGCGGCTGGTTGTTGCTGGTCTATGCGGCAATGCAATTTCTGTTTGCACCGATGATCGGTAATCTCAGTGATCGCTTTGGTCGGCGCCCGGTGTTGCTGGCTTCGATCTTCACCTTTGCGATTGATAATCTGATTTGTGCACTCGCAACCACTTATTGGATGCTGTTTATCGGTCGTGTGCTGGCAGGTATCAGTGGTGCCAGTTTTGCTACCGCGTCTGCCTATATTGCCGATGTCAGCGATGACAGTAATCGTGCACGCAATTTTGGTCTTATCGGCATTGCCTTCGGGGTAGGTTTTGCACTTGGGCCGGTTCTGGGCGGATTACTCGGCGAATTTGGCCCACGTATACCGTTTTACGGGGCGGCATTTCTGTCGTTCGTCAATTTCATTCTGGCCTATTTCCTGTTGCCCGAAACCTTGTCACAGGAAAACAGACGCACATTCCAGATCGCCCGCGCCAATCCGCTAGGTGCGCTTAAACAGATGCAGACCTATCCAGGCATCGGCTGGGTAATATTAGTGTTCTTTCTGTTCTGGCTTGCCCATGCGGTTTATCCATCGGTCTGGGCATTCGTGGGTGCCTATCGCTACAACTGGAGCGAAGCGCAGATCGGTTTGTCGCTTGGCCTTTTTGGCATTGGCGCGGCAGTTGTCATGGCGCTCGTGCTTCCAAGGGTCCTGCCGGTTCTCGGCGAAAGGCGCACGGCAATTATTGGCGTGCTGTTTTCATGCTTCGGCATGATTGGTTACGCAATCGCGTGGCAGGGATGGATGGTGTATGCGGTCATCTTTCTGACTGCACTGGAAGGTTTGGCCGACCCGCCATTGCGCAGTATTGCTGCAGGTAAGGTGCCGCCTTCTGCTCAAGGTGAATTGCAGGGGGCGCTGACAAGTGTTTCGAGCATAACGACTATTATAGGTCCGCTGATCTTCACGCAGCTGTTCAGCATTTTTACGGGAACGAATGCACCTTTCGTCTTTGCCGGAATGCCTTATGCCGTTGGGGCTGGGCTGATCTTCCTCGCATTTGTCGTTGTTGTGGCAAGGGTGCGTCCGGCTGCATCGTTTATGGCCACTGGTATCTAA